One window of Marinomonas primoryensis genomic DNA carries:
- a CDS encoding HU family DNA-binding protein, whose protein sequence is MNKSELIDAIAASADLSKASANNALDATLKAIEAALAKGDQVTLVGFGTFAVKERAARTGRNPQTGEEIQIKAAKVPGFKAGKGLKDAVN, encoded by the coding sequence GTGAACAAATCTGAATTGATTGATGCTATTGCGGCGTCTGCTGATTTATCTAAAGCTTCTGCAAATAATGCTCTTGACGCTACTTTAAAAGCAATTGAAGCGGCTTTGGCAAAAGGTGACCAGGTTACACTAGTTGGTTTTGGTACTTTTGCAGTAAAAGAACGTGCGGCACGTACAGGCCGTAATCCTCAAACTGGTGAGGAAATCCAAATTAAAGCAGCGAAAGTTCCTGGTTTTAAAGCCGGTAAAGGTCTAAAAGACGCTGTAAACTAA
- the lon gene encoding endopeptidase La yields MSDSLLLPMLPLRDVVVYPHMVLPLFVGRAKSIAALESAMENDKYVFLVAQQDASKDDPILEDLYSIGTTAKVMQLLRLPDGTVKVLVEGAKRARLEKMEDADGFVLGSVVELDLQEEDQTEHGVIRNALLKQLDEYVAGSKRIPAEVVASLKSIDDLSKLIDNITGHMSLKLEDKQKVLEVDSLTGRGEYLIGLMDGELDIAHLEKSIRSRVKKQMEKSQREYYLNEQMKAIQKELGDMEDGGNELDLLQEKITEVGMSEEAREKAEAELKKLRMMSPMSAEATVVRGYIDWLTSLPWTKRSKVRNDLAYAEKILNQDHYGLQDVKERILEFLAVQQRVKKVKGPVLCLVGPPGVGKTSLGQSIAKAVNRKYIRMALGGVRDEAEIRGHRRTYIGSMPGKLLQKLAKVKVKNPLFLLDEIDKMGMDQRGDPASALLEVLDPEQNHTFNDHYLEVDFDLSDVMFICTANSMNIPGPLLDRMEVIRIPGYTEDEKLNIAKRYLLPKQIKLAGLKESEIQVTDGALMDVIRYYTKEAGVRGLERELSKICRRVVKRQALGSKKELKAVEVTSENLEDFSGVHKFSYGKAEEKNQIGQVTGLAWTSVGGELLTIEAAGVVGKGRHVKTGSLGDVMQESIQAALTVVRSRAIGLGIDEDFHEKTDLHLHVPEGATPKDGPSAGVAMCVAIVSVLTKIPVKASVAMTGEITLRGEVLPIGGLKEKLLAAHRGGIKTVIIPQENARDLKEIPDNIKADIEVIPVKWIDEVLDIALEYIPSPKKVETLPSSEKTVDEQETVSHH; encoded by the coding sequence ATGTCAGATTCTTTGCTCCTGCCAATGCTGCCACTTCGTGATGTGGTTGTGTATCCCCATATGGTGCTGCCGTTATTTGTTGGTCGTGCTAAATCCATCGCAGCGTTAGAGTCTGCGATGGAAAATGATAAATATGTTTTTCTTGTTGCTCAGCAAGATGCTTCTAAAGATGATCCGATATTAGAGGATCTTTATTCTATTGGTACGACGGCGAAAGTCATGCAATTGCTGCGCTTACCTGATGGCACGGTTAAAGTTTTAGTGGAAGGTGCTAAGCGTGCCCGTCTCGAAAAGATGGAAGACGCTGATGGGTTTGTTTTGGGGAGTGTTGTTGAGCTTGACCTCCAAGAAGAAGATCAAACAGAGCATGGTGTGATTCGTAACGCCCTGCTTAAGCAGTTGGACGAGTATGTGGCGGGTAGTAAACGTATTCCTGCAGAGGTCGTGGCGTCATTAAAGTCCATCGATGACCTTTCTAAGCTGATTGACAATATTACTGGTCATATGAGTTTGAAGCTTGAAGATAAGCAAAAGGTATTAGAAGTTGATTCGCTGACTGGGCGCGGAGAATACCTTATCGGTTTAATGGATGGCGAGTTGGATATTGCACATCTTGAAAAAAGCATCCGTAGTCGTGTAAAGAAACAAATGGAAAAAAGCCAGCGTGAGTATTATTTGAATGAGCAAATGAAAGCCATTCAAAAAGAATTGGGTGATATGGAAGATGGCGGTAATGAATTAGATCTGCTTCAAGAAAAAATTACAGAAGTAGGGATGTCGGAAGAGGCAAGAGAGAAAGCTGAAGCGGAACTGAAAAAACTGCGAATGATGTCGCCAATGTCTGCGGAGGCAACGGTTGTTCGAGGTTATATTGATTGGCTAACGTCCTTGCCTTGGACGAAGCGCAGCAAAGTGCGTAATGATTTAGCTTACGCTGAGAAAATATTGAACCAAGATCATTATGGCCTGCAAGATGTTAAAGAGCGCATCTTAGAGTTTCTTGCGGTGCAGCAGCGTGTAAAAAAAGTTAAAGGGCCAGTATTATGTTTGGTCGGGCCGCCGGGAGTAGGTAAAACGTCTTTGGGGCAGTCTATCGCGAAAGCGGTTAACCGAAAATATATTCGTATGGCGCTTGGCGGCGTGCGAGATGAAGCTGAAATACGTGGTCATCGCCGTACTTATATTGGCTCTATGCCCGGTAAGTTGCTGCAGAAGTTGGCAAAAGTGAAGGTGAAAAACCCTCTATTCTTGCTCGATGAAATAGATAAAATGGGCATGGATCAGCGTGGTGACCCCGCGTCAGCTTTACTAGAGGTTCTTGATCCGGAGCAAAACCATACATTTAATGATCATTATCTAGAAGTCGATTTTGACCTCTCCGATGTCATGTTTATTTGTACTGCCAATAGTATGAATATACCAGGGCCGCTTCTTGATCGTATGGAAGTAATCCGAATTCCTGGTTACACCGAAGATGAAAAGTTGAATATTGCTAAGCGTTACTTACTGCCTAAGCAAATTAAATTGGCAGGTCTTAAAGAAAGTGAAATTCAGGTTACTGATGGCGCTTTAATGGATGTTATTCGCTATTACACGAAGGAGGCTGGCGTTCGTGGATTAGAGCGAGAGCTTAGTAAAATTTGCCGTCGAGTCGTTAAAAGACAAGCATTAGGTTCTAAAAAAGAATTGAAAGCGGTCGAAGTGACGAGTGAAAATCTGGAAGATTTTTCTGGCGTTCATAAATTTAGTTATGGAAAAGCAGAAGAAAAAAATCAAATTGGTCAGGTTACTGGGTTGGCTTGGACATCTGTTGGCGGTGAATTATTAACGATTGAGGCCGCTGGCGTTGTTGGTAAAGGTCGCCATGTGAAGACCGGATCGCTTGGTGATGTGATGCAAGAATCCATTCAAGCTGCCTTAACGGTGGTTAGAAGTCGAGCAATTGGTCTTGGTATTGATGAAGATTTTCATGAAAAAACGGATCTTCATTTACATGTTCCAGAAGGGGCAACACCAAAAGATGGTCCAAGCGCTGGTGTTGCTATGTGTGTTGCTATTGTTTCAGTGCTTACTAAGATCCCCGTTAAGGCCTCTGTGGCTATGACTGGCGAGATTACGCTTCGCGGAGAGGTGTTACCCATAGGTGGGCTAAAAGAGAAACTCTTGGCTGCTCACAGGGGGGGCATAAAAACGGTGATTATTCCGCAAGAAAATGCTCGTGATTTAAAAGAGATTCCTGATAATATCAAAGCAGACATTGAGGTCATTCCTGTTAAATGGATAGATGAAGTGCTGGATATTGCTTTAGAGTACATTCCTTCACCAAAAAAGGTAGAAACCTTACCTTCGAGTGAAAAAACTGTTGATGAACAAGAAACTGTGAGTCATCATTAA